In Amycolatopsis sp. EV170708-02-1, the following are encoded in one genomic region:
- a CDS encoding phosphotransferase family protein produces the protein MTVAADKTVEVRGEDSFDPAAVHAWLAARVPGLGDAPPGVRQFPGGASNLTYLLTYPDRELILRRPPLGHKAASAHDMRREFRVQQGLRPVFPYVPEVLAFCDDEGVLGGDFYVMERLEGLILRGDLPAGFDLSPAGARELCGKVVDRLVELHAVDVEAAGLADLGKGAGYVERQVRGWSERFLKARTENVPDCAEVMAWLKDNQPSEVKICLIHNDYRLDNLVLDDELRIVGVLDWEMATLGDPLMELGSTLAYWVQDDDDDVMKLSRRQPTHLPGMYTREEFVRRYAERSGLEIGDWTFYEVYGLFRLAVVIQQIYYRYHAGQTANPALKDLWQFVGYLDGRCRRIIAKGHA, from the coding sequence ATGACGGTCGCCGCGGACAAGACCGTCGAGGTACGCGGTGAGGACTCGTTCGACCCCGCCGCGGTGCACGCCTGGCTGGCCGCACGGGTGCCCGGGCTCGGCGACGCGCCGCCCGGGGTCCGCCAGTTCCCCGGCGGCGCCTCGAATCTCACGTATCTGCTGACCTATCCGGATCGCGAGCTGATCCTGCGGCGCCCGCCGCTGGGGCACAAGGCCGCGTCCGCGCACGACATGCGCCGCGAGTTCCGGGTGCAGCAAGGGTTACGGCCGGTCTTCCCTTACGTACCCGAGGTTCTCGCCTTCTGCGACGACGAAGGCGTGCTCGGCGGCGACTTCTACGTGATGGAGCGGCTCGAAGGCCTGATCCTGCGCGGAGATCTGCCCGCCGGTTTCGACCTGTCGCCGGCGGGCGCGCGCGAACTGTGCGGCAAGGTCGTCGACCGGCTGGTCGAGCTGCACGCCGTCGACGTCGAGGCCGCCGGGCTGGCCGATCTCGGCAAGGGCGCCGGCTACGTCGAACGCCAGGTGCGCGGCTGGTCGGAGCGATTCCTCAAGGCGCGTACGGAGAACGTCCCGGACTGCGCCGAGGTGATGGCGTGGCTGAAGGACAATCAGCCGTCCGAGGTCAAGATCTGCCTGATCCACAACGACTACCGGCTCGACAACCTGGTGCTCGACGACGAGCTGCGGATCGTCGGAGTCCTCGACTGGGAGATGGCCACCCTCGGCGATCCGCTGATGGAACTGGGCAGCACCCTGGCGTACTGGGTGCAGGACGACGATGACGACGTCATGAAGCTCAGCCGCCGTCAGCCGACGCACCTGCCGGGGATGTACACGCGCGAGGAATTCGTGCGGCGGTACGCGGAGCGGTCCGGTCTCGAAATCGGGGACTGGACGTTCTACGAGGTGTACGGCCTGTTCCGGCTCGCGGTGGTGATCCAGCAGATCTACTACCGCTACCACGCGGGGCAGACGGCCAATCCGGCGCTGAAGGACCTCTGGCAGTTCGTCGGGTACCTCGACGGCCGCTGCCGCCGGATCATCGCGAAAGGGCACGCGTGA
- a CDS encoding SDR family oxidoreductase, producing the protein MVLRKNILITGASSGLGEGMARQYAARGRNLALAARRVDRLEALAAELKKAYPGITVVTRKLDVNDHDQVFAVFEEFREELGSLDRVIVNAGLGKGQKIGTGRFDANRETLQTNFLAAAAQIEAAVGIFRKQKDGHLVVVSSFLALRGVPGNATAYAASKAGISSFAEGTRIELLKTPIKVTTLHPGFIESEMNEDISKLPGAVRAEPGAQALVKAIESETAKAFVPTWPWSVLSKLFPFVPAPLLKKFG; encoded by the coding sequence ATGGTCCTGCGGAAGAACATCCTGATCACCGGGGCGAGCTCCGGACTCGGCGAAGGAATGGCCAGGCAGTACGCCGCGAGAGGCCGCAACCTGGCGTTGGCCGCCCGCCGTGTCGACCGGCTCGAAGCCCTCGCCGCGGAGCTCAAGAAGGCGTACCCCGGCATCACCGTGGTCACCCGGAAGCTCGACGTGAACGACCACGACCAGGTCTTCGCCGTCTTCGAGGAGTTCCGCGAGGAGCTGGGCTCCCTCGATCGTGTGATCGTGAACGCGGGGCTCGGCAAAGGCCAGAAGATCGGCACCGGCCGCTTCGACGCCAACCGCGAGACCCTCCAGACGAACTTCCTCGCCGCGGCCGCCCAGATCGAGGCCGCCGTCGGCATCTTCCGCAAGCAGAAGGACGGCCACCTCGTGGTCGTGTCCTCGTTCCTCGCGCTTCGCGGTGTGCCCGGCAACGCCACCGCGTACGCCGCCTCGAAGGCGGGTATCTCGTCGTTCGCCGAGGGCACCCGGATCGAGCTGCTGAAGACCCCGATCAAGGTCACCACGCTGCACCCCGGGTTCATCGAATCGGAGATGAACGAAGACATCTCGAAGCTCCCGGGCGCGGTCAGGGCGGAGCCCGGCGCGCAGGCGCTGGTGAAGGCGATCGAATCCGAGACGGCGAAGGCGTTCGTGCCGACGTGGCCGTGGAGCGTGCTTTCGAAGCTCTTCCCGTTCGTCCCGGCGCCGTTGCTGAAGAAGTTCGGATGA